The sequence below is a genomic window from Candidatus Margulisiibacteriota bacterium.
TTATAGATCGGTGGCTGAGGCTCTCGAAGCCACATCCCTATAAGCCAAAGATAGTTCCGGCAGACAATCATGCTTTGAATTTATTAGGGCTTCTTTTTTCTTTTTATTCCAACCCTGTACTTGTTTCTCGCGATAGAAGGCTTGTTCAACACTATCAAACTCTTCAAAATAAACTAATTTCACTGGCAATCTCTTCTTGGTATGATTTGCCCCTGCACCATTTTGGTGTTGGTTCATTCTTAATTCTAAATTATTAGTACTCCCTGTATAGTAACTTCCGTCAGAGCATTCTAAAACATACATCCAACCCTTCATAACAACTTCTTTCAAAAGGTCACTTCGAGAACCTCGGTGACCTCACTTTTATGGTTATCGCGTTTCTAAAAAAGCAAAGCTCTCATGCTTTCGGTGGCTGAGGCTCTCGAAGCCACCGTAATTATAGAAAATTATTATATTCCAAATGCCTTTCTGGCAAAAGAATGTTTTTCAAGTAATAGGAAAATCTTAAAAACACTGCTATAATTGCGCATTATGGAATTTGTGGTTTTTAGTATCATCTGTTTTTTTCTGCTCAGCGCGCAGATTTATATCGGTACGAACCAGTTTAAAGACGGGGTAGCCAAGGTCATCGGCGAAAAAGCTTTCAAAGCATCATACAGATTATTTTACATACTTCTTTCCCTAATCGCTTATATTGTTTGTATAAAACTTTTTCTGCAGTTACCCAGAGTAGAAATCTATAATCTGGAAGACTCTGTCAGTAATCTGGTTTTTCTGATAATTGACACCATCCGCTTCATTGCACTGTTCCTGATTATTGAAGCCTTATGGGAACTCGATCTTTATGAATTTTTAGG
It includes:
- a CDS encoding GIY-YIG nuclease family protein, with amino-acid sequence MKGWMYVLECSDGSYYTGSTNNLELRMNQHQNGAGANHTKKRLPVKLVYFEEFDSVEQAFYREKQVQGWNKKKKEALINSKHDCLPELSLAYRDVASRASATDL